Proteins found in one Cytobacillus luteolus genomic segment:
- a CDS encoding NAD(P)/FAD-dependent oxidoreductase — MNLQSGKYYWPTTLPNPPEYPPLSADLNCDVLIIGGGSSAAQSAYYLADSGLNVVVIEKNKIGSGSTSANTALIQYSGERLFINLVNAFGKEYISRYLQLLKEAIDEMEAATLKAEMDSEFCRRDTLYFASCKEDIQKLKEEYMLLKEHNFDLTFLEKNEIENRYPFSRDAAIYSYNDGEINPFKYTHALVDYVSNKGIRVYEHTEMNGHHYDTELDQMIISTTSGYTIRARKVIFAAGYEGIDIKNEKKVSFVSTYNVTTTPVKDFSTWYKRTLIWETARPYIYMRTTADDRIIIGGLDENTIYPEDRDSKLMHKKDKLIEEFNKMFPTIKVEPEFYLTGFYGGTADGLPIIGIYDEYPNSYFLFGFGDNGTVYSQMLAKIIAQDIVEGKSQDMELFLQDRPLLNK, encoded by the coding sequence ATGAACTTACAATCTGGAAAATATTATTGGCCAACTACTCTTCCTAATCCACCTGAATATCCTCCACTTAGTGCTGATCTTAATTGTGATGTACTTATCATCGGTGGAGGAAGCTCTGCTGCACAATCTGCTTATTATTTAGCTGATTCAGGCTTAAATGTGGTGGTTATTGAAAAGAACAAAATTGGCAGTGGAAGTACTAGTGCAAATACTGCACTCATTCAATATTCAGGGGAAAGACTGTTTATTAACTTAGTTAATGCATTTGGTAAGGAGTATATAAGTCGGTATTTGCAACTACTAAAAGAAGCGATCGATGAGATGGAAGCAGCGACTCTGAAGGCAGAAATGGATAGTGAGTTTTGCAGAAGGGATACGCTTTACTTTGCTAGTTGTAAGGAAGATATCCAGAAATTAAAAGAAGAGTATATGTTACTAAAGGAGCATAACTTTGATTTAACTTTCCTAGAAAAGAATGAGATAGAAAATAGATATCCATTTAGTAGAGATGCTGCTATTTATTCCTATAATGATGGAGAAATTAATCCCTTTAAGTATACACATGCATTGGTAGATTATGTTTCAAATAAAGGTATACGTGTATATGAGCATACAGAAATGAATGGACACCACTATGATACTGAGTTAGACCAGATGATCATTTCAACAACCTCAGGTTATACTATCCGTGCTCGTAAGGTTATTTTTGCAGCAGGTTATGAAGGCATTGATATAAAAAATGAAAAAAAGGTCTCATTTGTCAGTACATATAATGTTACCACTACCCCCGTTAAAGACTTCTCAACTTGGTATAAACGAACGCTTATCTGGGAGACAGCTCGGCCCTATATTTATATGAGAACCACTGCTGATGATCGAATTATCATTGGAGGCTTAGATGAAAATACTATCTATCCAGAAGATCGAGATAGTAAGCTTATGCACAAAAAGGACAAGTTAATCGAAGAGTTTAACAAGATGTTTCCTACTATAAAGGTAGAGCCAGAATTTTACTTAACTGGTTTCTATGGTGGAACAGCAGATGGATTACCCATTATCGGTATTTATGATGAGTATCCTAATAGCTATTTTCTTTTTGGATTCGGTGACAATGGAACGGTATATAGTCAAATGTTAGCAAAGATCATTGCACAAGATATTGTCGAGGGAAAGAGTCAAGATATGGAGTTGTTTTTGCAAGATAGGCCTTTGCTAAATAAATAA
- a CDS encoding DUF3298 and DUF4163 domain-containing protein — translation MAISFPVCIKTAKVSSGQKKVVYYPQVYGMTNHSLEMFINRTIVAQTQQLIDEQVGNMPTTVEEMLGSYEIKNNQREVLSLSLSNYTYHSKAAHGMTYIKSLTYDLKRGKLCKLQDLFKPGSNYSKRLSELIKIQIKERDIQTLDGFSTIRPDQDFYIADKTLVIYFQLYEITPYVFGFPMFPISVYDIADLINEDGPLGRMAVNN, via the coding sequence ATGGCTATTTCATTTCCAGTATGTATTAAGACGGCTAAAGTAAGTAGCGGACAGAAAAAAGTAGTGTATTATCCGCAGGTTTATGGGATGACAAACCATAGTCTAGAAATGTTCATTAATCGAACGATAGTGGCTCAAACCCAACAACTGATAGATGAACAGGTAGGCAATATGCCAACAACAGTTGAAGAAATGCTAGGCTCTTATGAAATTAAAAATAATCAAAGAGAAGTGCTAAGCTTATCACTTTCGAACTATACGTATCATTCAAAAGCTGCTCATGGAATGACTTATATAAAATCCTTAACTTATGATTTGAAAAGGGGGAAGCTCTGTAAGCTACAGGATCTGTTCAAACCTGGAAGCAATTATAGTAAGAGGCTTTCAGAGTTAATTAAAATTCAAATAAAAGAGCGAGATATTCAAACGTTGGATGGATTTAGTACTATTCGGCCAGACCAAGACTTTTATATTGCTGATAAAACGCTTGTGATTTATTTTCAGTTATATGAAATCACACCATATGTTTTTGGTTTTCCGATGTTTCCAATTTCGGTGTATGATATTGCAGATTTAATTAATGAGGATGGTCCATTGGGACGTATGGCAGTAAATAATTAA
- a CDS encoding DedA family protein produces MTEMILAVIEDWGIWGILLSLFIEGSALPFFGTFLIITVGFIMDLSWFELVWVSLLGSLLYVLGSFIPYYIGLKFGKSVEKRLSQSKREKLEKAKVSFTKHGIWSVAISSPLHLGNIIPFLAGMSNMKLSIYTLLTIVGIAPSTFLLLSIGRFYQGDIETVIAFVTEYQSRLLLGFVILTIIYTVWKIYVKKVRKKTENYLVG; encoded by the coding sequence ATGACAGAGATGATCTTAGCTGTTATAGAGGATTGGGGAATATGGGGCATCCTTCTTTCATTGTTTATCGAAGGTAGTGCTTTGCCCTTTTTTGGTACGTTTTTAATTATAACGGTAGGCTTTATTATGGATTTATCATGGTTTGAACTCGTTTGGGTTTCACTGTTAGGGAGTTTACTATACGTACTAGGAAGCTTTATACCCTATTATATCGGCTTAAAGTTTGGAAAGTCAGTTGAGAAAAGATTAAGCCAGTCCAAAAGAGAAAAATTAGAAAAAGCAAAGGTATCATTTACTAAACACGGTATATGGAGTGTAGCCATTTCAAGTCCTCTACATTTAGGGAACATAATTCCATTTTTAGCTGGTATGTCAAACATGAAGCTTTCCATTTATACATTACTAACAATCGTTGGAATTGCTCCTTCAACCTTTTTACTATTAAGCATTGGACGTTTTTATCAGGGAGATATTGAAACAGTAATTGCTTTTGTTACTGAGTATCAATCAAGATTGCTATTAGGTTTTGTAATTCTGACAATTATATATACAGTATGGAAGATATATGTAAAGAAAGTACGAAAGAAAACCGAAAACTATTTAGTTGGATAG
- a CDS encoding DUF2254 domain-containing protein: MGFSNLFIRIRQRFWYLPSLYGLIAAFLAVFSMEINTYIVNTEVLVTFLPAFLLTDINLAQTILSSISASLLTMTTITFSTILVVLTTYLSQFSPRTLQNFITDHSTQRVLGIFVGGFIYSILLLLLLRETDTTTTFIVPAIAIFISIVCLLVFVFFIHHVTGWIQVSNLIHTITLETIDKINKDLKDVKDVQEDPPWEDWESEEIKHIPPKHFSLNGSGYIQYIDIEGLVKQATKEDCIIRIEKEVNDYVDEDTPLLSLWFLSTHQVRGNYDKYFIIGSEQAAVNDIEFGLTKIVEIGLRALSPGINDPNTAINCIDNLGKILTKLGSKHLPKSYHNDDNRNLRVIYKKPDFSDYLYKCFFQIRQYGFSDISVLTAGIKALTLIAESNSKPIKELVWEFSEYIIEGIDKNILLSLDRRYINEQLEALAKATGHKSDYKAI, encoded by the coding sequence ATGGGCTTTTCGAATTTATTCATTCGTATCAGACAACGTTTTTGGTACCTCCCATCTTTATATGGGCTTATAGCAGCTTTTCTTGCAGTTTTTAGCATGGAAATTAATACATATATAGTAAATACAGAAGTATTAGTCACTTTTTTACCGGCCTTTCTATTAACAGATATCAATCTAGCACAAACCATCCTAAGTTCCATATCTGCCTCTCTACTTACAATGACAACAATAACATTCTCAACAATTCTTGTTGTATTAACAACGTATCTTTCACAATTCTCTCCTAGAACACTACAAAATTTTATTACGGACCATAGTACTCAACGTGTTCTAGGTATTTTCGTAGGAGGATTTATTTACTCCATTCTTTTACTCTTGCTTTTAAGAGAAACAGATACGACTACAACTTTTATCGTTCCTGCCATTGCTATTTTCATTTCTATTGTTTGCTTACTTGTCTTTGTATTCTTTATTCATCATGTTACTGGCTGGATCCAGGTAAGTAATTTAATTCATACGATTACCCTTGAGACAATTGACAAAATTAATAAAGACTTAAAGGACGTAAAGGATGTACAAGAAGATCCGCCATGGGAAGATTGGGAAAGTGAAGAAATTAAACATATCCCTCCAAAACATTTCAGCTTAAACGGTTCAGGATATATTCAATACATAGATATTGAAGGCTTGGTTAAACAAGCCACAAAGGAAGATTGTATTATTAGAATTGAGAAAGAAGTAAATGATTATGTTGACGAAGATACTCCATTATTATCATTATGGTTTCTTTCCACTCATCAGGTGAGAGGAAATTATGATAAGTATTTCATTATTGGTTCAGAACAAGCCGCTGTTAATGATATAGAATTTGGGCTTACAAAGATTGTTGAAATTGGACTTCGTGCTTTATCACCAGGCATTAATGATCCAAATACTGCGATTAATTGTATCGATAATTTAGGAAAGATACTAACTAAACTAGGAAGTAAGCATCTACCCAAGTCATACCATAATGATGATAACCGAAATCTCAGAGTGATTTACAAGAAACCTGATTTCTCTGATTACCTGTATAAATGCTTTTTTCAAATTCGCCAATATGGATTCTCTGATATCTCTGTATTAACTGCAGGGATAAAAGCACTTACCTTGATTGCAGAAAGCAATTCCAAGCCTATAAAGGAATTAGTATGGGAATTTTCGGAGTATATTATTGAGGGCATTGATAAAAATATACTTCTATCTTTAGATAGGCGATATATAAATGAGCAATTAGAAGCACTCGCTAAGGCAACTGGTCATAAGAGTGACTATAAAGCAATTTAA